From Homalodisca vitripennis isolate AUS2020 chromosome 1, UT_GWSS_2.1, whole genome shotgun sequence, the proteins below share one genomic window:
- the LOC124352785 gene encoding uncharacterized protein LOC124352785 yields the protein MSQKWRQRWTITSPVVPTDEEEDIELVRVTQTSMLVCLPAEILVVIAKFLSVKDLLSCSATCVRLRAVFNDDFIWRRFCKPNVIKYLNIAKQNNEVEYNISSLTHNLDPICSKRMDYIKQNQLLSNWKNGKFVEHKVYSASGLYYMCLKSGIEIIYEDMYLFLYDFYAHNIVVWNIEDTPLRYTDIRLLYHNFFYEGLHYEIVGRKLVVFEVGKLIQIYDINLPDKILPLVGLILVDHEVPLDKIPDFNSPDDMYSVCYHRVIENKIYSHKIGKPVVHVWDVETCTKIRALMAPKEGTDFEILCAANNGNDLVLCLEINDAQRQFNPLGTVYEVLSYSFSRDFFKTIWTNKEGSSVVYIPFHAVLHEDTVILFCRLNNYFIEDTSLSKTVLVLYDYKWGVIIGEKAFPELVCHRQTKVVNNQLLLATAFCLYVLDLYTQDVVYSFKFDNGKIELLNVFDGNFIVTTPKSLLCVSKTKLKEVWDVRNRRRCMYITYVFTSPHTKDSVFVNQSFTKMIVVGKGTLGVLNFW from the exons ATGAGCCAAAAATGGAGACAGCGCTGGACCATTACATCTCCAGTTGTGCCAACAGATGAGGAGGAAGACATTGAGTTG GTTCGAGTTACACAAACCTCAATGCTTGTTTGCCTTCCAGCTGAAATTCTGGTTGTTATTGCCAAGTTCCTGTCAGTAAAAGATCTTCTCTCCTGTTCAGCAACTTGTGTTCGTCTGAGGGCTGTCTTCAATGATGACTTTATCTGGAGAAGATTCTGCAAACCAAATGTCATCAAGTATCTCAACATTGCCAAACAAAATAACGAGGTTGAATACAATATTTCTTCCTTGACACACAATTTAGACCCAATCTGCAGCAAACGTATGGATTATATCAAACAAAACCAGCTGCTATCTAACTGGAAAAATGGAAAATTTGTAGAGCACAAAGTTTATTCTGCCAGTGGTCTCTATTATATGTGCTTAAAGAGTGGTATAGAAATCATTTATGAGGATATGTACTTATTTCTGTATGACTTTTATGCACATAATATTGTGGTTTGGAATATTGAAGACACTCCATTACGTTATACTGATATCCGCTTACTTTATCACAATTTCTTTTATGAGGGGCTTCATTATGAAATTGTTGGTAGGAAACTAGTTGTGTTTGAGGTTGGAAAGCTCATTCAGATTTATGATATCAATCTTCCGGACAAGATACTGCCACTTGTCGGTTTAATATTAGTTGACCATGAAGTACCACTTGATAAAATTCCAGATTTCAACAGTCCAGATGATATGTACTCTGTTTGCTATCATAGAGTTATcgaaaacaaaatttatagtCACAAAATTGGCAAGCCCGTTGTACATGTATGGGAtgttgaaacgtgtaccaaaatcagGGCTTTAATGGCACCAAAAGAGGGTACAGATTTTGAGATACTTTGTGCAGCAAATAACGGCAATGATTTGGTTCTTTGTCTTGAAATTAATGATGCCCAGAGGCAATTTAATCCACTAGGTACAGTGTATGAAGTTCTCAGCTATAGCTTTTCAAGagatttctttaaaacaatatggACCAATAAGGAAGGTTCTTCAGTAGTTTATATACCTTTCCACGCAGTTTTGCATGAAGatacagttattttgttttgtcGCCTCAATAACTACTTTATAGAAGACACCTCTTTGTCCAAAACTGTTTTGGTACTCTACGACTACAAATGGGGAGTAATAATTGGAGAAAAAGCTTTCCCTGAGTTAGTTTGTCATCGGCAGACAAAAGTAGTTAACAATCAATTGCTGCTAGCCACTGCCTTCTGTTTGTATGTCTTGGACCTCTACACCCAGGATGTTGTATATTCTTTCAAATTTGACAATGGTAAAATAGaattattgaatgtatttgatgGGAATTTTATCGTTACTACACCAAAGTCATTGTTATGTGTGTCTAAAACGAAGTTGAAAGAGGTGTGGGATGTCAGAAATAGAAGACGATGTATGTATATAACTTATGTATTTACAAGCCCTCATACAAAGGATTCAGTTTTTGTCAATCAGTCATTTACAAAAATGATTGTAGTTGGAAAAGGAACCTTGGGTGTTTTAAATTtctggtaa
- the LOC124352786 gene encoding uncharacterized protein LOC124352786, with the protein MRVLSTLILICVYVENTIEWSLNPLSWFSRARGCQLKLNSDLNRGHEPVFLAKTRHGFELAMPELVDEIGMFKLAKGDTLFVACPGNNNEIRGFANNNGGSVMSRCVMDKTLELKGKQVVSSELECKDKVFSKLKETEKECGNNIGEEVQLGFEVEGWHPLVTVCYYRSRAETLHASHILFGSSLLGAEIKEKKNYFIKGPSSIYPGVNPASSYKQKNQRKVLSQLLGDERANFILARSYLSRGHLAPDGDFLLGTWQHLAYFYINTAPQWQSINGGNWLKLETLVRNFASSVKQDFIVTTGTYGILELDDVYGYPQKIYLEPLQESIPVPLLLWKIVADPKKSSCIVFVTHNNPFLTEKPSTVCNNICHDHGWPTDLDDVSKGYTYCCSYPEFKGVVDYAPDLDCRSILSNYYV; encoded by the exons ATGAGAGTTTTGTCAACACTCATTTTGATTTGTGTCTACGTTGAAAACACAATTGAATGGAGTCTCAACCCACTTTCATGGTTTTCTCGAGCTCGAG GATGTCAGTTAAAACTGAACTCTGATTTAAATCGTGGACATGAGCCTGTTTTCCTAGCGAAGACGCGTCATGGATTTGAATTGGCCATGCCGGAACTTGTTGATGAAATAGGTATGTTTAAGCTGGCAAAGGGAGACACACTGTTTGTGGCATGTCCAGGAAACAACAATGAAATTCGAGGATTTGCCAACAATAATGGAGGATCAGTCATGTCTAG GTGTGTCATGGACAAAACTCTGGAGCTGAAGGGAAAGCAAGTTGTATCCTCAGAACTTGAGTGCAAGGACAAAGTATTTTCCAAATTGAAAGAGACAGAGAAGGAATGTGGAAATAATATTGGGGAGGAGGTGCAACTAGGATTTGAG GTGGAAGGTTGGCATCCATTAGTGACAGTGTGTTATTATCGAAGCAGAGCTGAGACCTTGCACGCTTCTCACATCCTCTTTGGTTCATCTCTCCTCGGAGCAGAAATTAAGGAGAAGAAAAATTACTTCATCAAGGGTCCAAGCAGTATATATCCTGGCGTCAACCCAGCCAGTTCTTACAAACag AAAAATCAACGTAAAGTGTTATCTCAACTGCTGGGTGACGAGCGAGCTAACTTCATCTTGGCACGTTCTTACCTGTCTCGTGGTCACTTAGCTCCTGATGGCGACTTCTTGCTAGGCACATGGCAACACCTAGCCTATTTCTACATCAACACGGCCCCACAGTGGCAGAGTATCAATGGGGGCAACTGGCTCAAGCTAGAGACGTTAGTGAGAAACTTCGCTTCAAGT GTGAAAcaagattttattgttacaaCAGGAACGTACGGCATCTTGGAATTAGACGACGTCTACGGATACCCACAAAAGATATATCTTGAACCACTCCAGGAGTCAATACCTGTTCCACTGCTACTATGGAAAATAGTGGCAGATCCAAAGAAAAGTTCTTGTATAGTGTTTGTAACTCATAACAATCCGTTTTTGACTGAAAAGCCTTCCACAGTCTGCAACAATATCTGCCACGATCACGGGTGGCCGACAGACTTAGACGATGTATCCAAAGGTTACACATATTGTTGTTCATATCCTGAGTTCAAGGGTGTGGTGGACTATGCTCCTGACCTTGACTGTAGATCTATACTTTCTAACTACTATGTTTGA